One window of the Leptospiraceae bacterium genome contains the following:
- a CDS encoding OmpA family protein, protein MKKQNHFNYLIIAFFIVFPIFAFEFHFESDDIYIIEKQHKIQSPLQTKQEKHKIYLSVENIQNQSFTLSGTFTTYSRNPHKEETYKKEEEYPSRFILYSNGSYQVERNVKYPNYLGIPTFPEKKNPLPKEWKKPAYEILWLPEWNLKITIPFEVHYHYEGIEEKEYFGEKTHAHKIKFHYRIHHRVVPAIGPIAKIMGSSEGILYFSEKYQIPIFDEQKLYYEFHLKNQQVLREFIEIESTYRKIKKLKKEELAKRVEKELEDFSIPIEPKENGVEINLGNILFDFDSYKIKPDAYPVLEKISEVLKKLPEREIQIYGHTDNIGDEDYNLELSEKRAKAIADFLKDKGIPPERISYKGMGSQKPLYPNDTPENRAKNRRVEIFIPSE, encoded by the coding sequence ATGAAGAAGCAAAATCATTTTAATTACTTAATAATTGCTTTTTTTATCGTCTTTCCCATTTTCGCTTTTGAATTTCATTTTGAGTCTGATGATATTTATATCATAGAAAAACAGCATAAAATCCAAAGCCCACTTCAAACCAAACAGGAAAAACATAAAATTTATTTAAGTGTTGAAAACATCCAAAATCAATCCTTTACCCTATCAGGAACTTTTACTACCTACAGTCGAAATCCACATAAAGAAGAAACCTATAAGAAAGAAGAAGAATACCCATCTAGATTTATTCTTTATTCCAATGGAAGTTATCAAGTTGAAAGAAATGTAAAGTATCCAAATTACCTAGGCATCCCAACTTTTCCAGAGAAGAAAAATCCATTACCCAAAGAATGGAAAAAACCCGCCTATGAAATCCTTTGGCTTCCCGAGTGGAATTTAAAAATCACTATTCCCTTTGAAGTTCATTACCATTATGAAGGGATAGAAGAGAAAGAATACTTTGGAGAAAAAACTCACGCTCATAAAATCAAATTTCACTACCGAATCCATCATCGAGTGGTGCCAGCAATCGGTCCGATTGCAAAAATCATGGGGAGCTCCGAAGGAATTTTGTATTTTTCAGAAAAATATCAAATCCCCATTTTCGATGAACAAAAACTCTACTATGAATTCCATTTAAAAAACCAACAAGTTCTTAGAGAATTTATTGAAATCGAAAGCACATATCGAAAAATCAAAAAACTCAAAAAAGAAGAATTAGCAAAACGAGTTGAAAAAGAACTCGAGGACTTCTCTATTCCGATTGAACCCAAAGAAAATGGAGTGGAAATCAACTTAGGAAATATTCTTTTTGATTTTGATTCTTATAAAATTAAACCGGACGCTTATCCAGTTTTAGAAAAAATCTCTGAGGTTCTAAAAAAACTTCCCGAAAGAGAAATTCAAATTTACGGTCATACCGACAACATCGGGGATGAAGATTACAACTTAGAGCTATCCGAAAAACGTGCAAAAGCCATTGCTGATTTTTTGAAAGATAAAGGAATTCCTCCAGAAAGAATATCTTATAAAGGAATGGGATCTCAAAAGCCTTTGTATCCTAATGATACTCCAGAAAATCGTGCTAAAAATCGGCGAGTGGAAATTTTTATCCCTTCTGAATAA
- a CDS encoding acylphosphatase, with translation MEILGMKIKVYGRVQGVGYRQFAVMMARQYNIEGTVKNLSDGSVECFAKGTKENLEKFLQALKKGPPLSKVSKLETESVPPKLIPAGFEIIY, from the coding sequence ATGGAAATTTTGGGGATGAAAATCAAAGTATATGGAAGAGTGCAGGGAGTAGGATATCGACAATTTGCTGTAATGATGGCTAGACAATACAATATCGAAGGGACCGTAAAAAATCTCTCAGATGGAAGTGTAGAATGTTTTGCTAAAGGAACGAAAGAAAACTTAGAAAAATTCCTTCAAGCCCTCAAAAAAGGACCACCCTTATCAAAAGTTAGCAAACTCGAAACAGAGTCAGTACCACCAAAATTGATTCCAGCAGGTTTTGAAATCATTTATTGA
- a CDS encoding acetoacetate decarboxylase family protein, with amino-acid sequence MKKFSLPPPWRLKGRGYILLYRFSEKFVQTHCVLPKDISFFGGFGSVMIVQYHYSNAGPYDELLFIPGKVELTKMVFNSIGHTISKIYVSTEISKISGRENWGIPKELAHFYWERVSSKREIIKIGVNKSIFFEIDISHQTWFFPISMDFLPFRLMQYKDNQVFITKFEGFGKATLASVKMIDVIPEYFPPVRKPLIAFYIDSFELQFPQPIIKNL; translated from the coding sequence ATGAAAAAGTTTTCTCTTCCCCCACCTTGGAGATTAAAGGGTAGGGGATATATTTTGCTTTATCGGTTTTCAGAGAAGTTTGTTCAAACCCATTGTGTATTACCCAAGGATATATCTTTTTTTGGTGGATTTGGAAGTGTTATGATAGTTCAGTATCATTACTCTAATGCTGGTCCATATGATGAATTGTTATTTATTCCTGGGAAAGTAGAGCTAACAAAAATGGTTTTCAACTCCATCGGACATACCATTTCAAAAATCTACGTATCCACTGAAATAAGTAAAATCAGTGGAAGAGAAAATTGGGGTATCCCCAAAGAATTAGCACATTTCTATTGGGAAAGGGTATCTTCAAAAAGAGAAATCATCAAAATTGGAGTAAACAAATCTATTTTTTTTGAAATTGATATTTCTCATCAAACTTGGTTTTTCCCTATCTCCATGGATTTCCTTCCCTTCAGATTGATGCAATACAAAGATAATCAAGTATTCATCACGAAGTTTGAAGGTTTTGGCAAAGCTACCTTAGCAAGTGTGAAGATGATTGATGTCATACCAGAATATTTTCCTCCCGTAAGAAAGCCTTTGATAGCGTTTTATATTGATTCTTTCGAACTCCAATTCCCACAACCTATCATAAAAAATCTTTAG
- a CDS encoding signal peptidase II, with translation MKQIQSFWKKHFEKPLLEVYPPWWILGMILIVMMDLFSKKWMTDHLVFHLTYHQLENVKNSSFHALLNGIPYIPILGEDGKYIKFRLVFNDRFIFGLGPSVPTLGIFLTFSAIVFLFFYRWKHYQFGNGFSWMLIFSGALGNFIDKLFIKSVDTREWVFSIFPKKGYVSGVVDFVECIWFGWESFSDIPVLSFLAWDTWPTFNLADSVIVVGISLLLIEGFVIEFLKEKKINY, from the coding sequence ATGAAACAAATTCAAAGTTTTTGGAAAAAGCATTTCGAAAAGCCCTTATTGGAAGTTTATCCTCCATGGTGGATTTTAGGAATGATTTTGATTGTGATGATGGATCTTTTTTCAAAAAAATGGATGACTGATCATCTCGTTTTTCATTTAACTTATCATCAGTTAGAAAATGTAAAGAATAGTTCTTTTCATGCTTTGCTGAATGGAATCCCTTACATTCCAATCTTAGGGGAAGATGGAAAATACATCAAATTTCGCTTGGTTTTTAATGATCGATTTATATTTGGTTTGGGACCTTCTGTTCCAACATTGGGAATATTTTTGACGTTTTCTGCAATTGTGTTTTTGTTTTTCTATCGTTGGAAACACTACCAATTTGGGAATGGGTTTTCTTGGATGCTAATTTTTTCTGGTGCATTGGGGAATTTCATTGATAAGCTTTTTATCAAGTCTGTTGATACAAGGGAATGGGTATTTTCTATTTTTCCTAAAAAAGGTTATGTTAGTGGGGTAGTAGATTTTGTTGAGTGTATTTGGTTTGGGTGGGAAAGTTTTTCGGATATTCCTGTTTTGTCCTTTCTTGCTTGGGATACCTGGCCTACTTTTAACCTTGCTGATAGCGTGATTGTTGTTGGAATTAGCTTACTATTGATTGAGGGTTTTGTGATAGAGTTTTTAAAAGAAAAAAAAATTAACTATTGA
- the yidD gene encoding membrane protein insertion efficiency factor YidD, which yields MFIIDEIINFGVRLIIRFYQFFISPMITFLFGPVCRYTPSCSEYSYLAFKNYPFLIALYLSIKRVLSCHPFNEGGEDPLPQKFVLHIGNREYNFHAKHFYENQTTQN from the coding sequence ATGTTTATCATTGATGAAATCATTAATTTTGGTGTTAGATTGATCATCCGATTTTATCAGTTTTTTATTTCTCCAATGATTACGTTTTTATTTGGTCCTGTTTGTCGTTATACCCCTTCTTGTTCTGAATACTCTTACTTGGCATTTAAGAACTATCCTTTTTTGATAGCTCTGTATTTATCGATTAAGAGAGTCTTGAGTTGTCATCCCTTTAACGAAGGAGGAGAAGATCCTTTACCTCAAAAGTTTGTCCTTCATATTGGAAACAGAGAATACAACTTCCATGCTAAACACTTCTATGAAAATCAAACAACTCAAAATTGA
- a CDS encoding sigma-70 family RNA polymerase sigma factor — MERLWKYSLEEEFRLIDEIIQSQLLKEKSQKFEKLIKPYYNDLFAVAFSILKNQNDAKEALQEALISAYLNLHKFKKNSSIKTWLYKIVRNKSIDHQKRLLKKSQSLDSDIFFELITKEDIEKYTFEQEQKELLESLNKMIEKLDDEEKELIMMRYYNDMSYEEISEVKKIKLGTVKSRLHHVKEKLKKMIQKQKDYFLLKIIMLLVL, encoded by the coding sequence ATGGAGAGGCTATGGAAATATTCGTTAGAAGAAGAATTTAGATTGATTGATGAAATCATCCAAAGTCAGCTTCTGAAAGAAAAGAGTCAAAAATTCGAAAAACTCATAAAACCTTATTATAATGATCTTTTTGCTGTTGCATTTTCGATTTTGAAAAATCAAAATGATGCTAAAGAAGCATTGCAGGAAGCCCTAATTTCTGCGTATTTGAATTTACATAAGTTCAAAAAAAATTCCTCAATAAAAACATGGCTTTATAAAATTGTTCGGAACAAATCGATTGATCATCAAAAGAGATTACTCAAAAAATCTCAAAGCCTAGACTCTGATATTTTCTTTGAACTAATTACGAAAGAAGACATAGAAAAATATACATTTGAGCAAGAACAAAAGGAATTGTTAGAAAGTCTAAATAAAATGATAGAAAAACTAGACGACGAAGAAAAGGAACTGATTATGATGAGGTATTATAACGACATGAGTTATGAAGAAATTTCAGAAGTGAAAAAAATCAAATTAGGAACTGTCAAAAGCAGACTTCACCATGTGAAAGAGAAATTAAAAAAAATGATACAAAAACAAAAAGATTATTTTCTTCTGAAGATCATCATGCTTTTAGTTTTGTAG
- a CDS encoding Mrp/NBP35 family ATP-binding protein: MNLHQIEEIVKNSLKKVEHPTYKMTLFELGMFDKIEEEGGTLKIHLKSPDDDRKAQIQIEAQLRGILNQAGLPKGYKIRFTLDESIKPEELENTIQNVKNIVLIGSGKGGVGKSTVTANLAIALMNQGYDVGILDADIYGPSIGKMFGYEGRVPLYGDGKSKVYPVVKYSVKIMSFSFLLEPGQAVIWRGPMLGKAMEQLLFEVDWGALDFLLIDLPPGTGDVQLSLAQYVEVDGAIVVTTPQTVAIQDAKRAIGMFQKVNIPVLGIIENMSEFVCPHCGMTSYIFSKNGGKHFAEEYEVPFLGSIPLETTIMESGEIGKPILLNLDANKRIVEAYNEIATKVATEVQRYKVNTN; the protein is encoded by the coding sequence ATGAATTTGCATCAAATCGAAGAGATTGTGAAAAATTCCCTAAAGAAAGTAGAACATCCAACCTACAAAATGACATTATTCGAGTTAGGAATGTTTGACAAAATCGAAGAAGAAGGAGGAACTTTAAAAATCCATCTAAAATCCCCTGATGATGATCGAAAAGCTCAAATCCAAATTGAAGCCCAACTACGAGGGATACTTAATCAAGCAGGTCTTCCCAAGGGATACAAAATTCGATTCACTTTGGATGAAAGTATCAAACCTGAGGAATTAGAAAATACAATACAAAACGTAAAGAACATTGTTCTGATAGGTTCAGGAAAGGGCGGAGTAGGTAAGTCTACCGTTACTGCGAATTTAGCTATAGCTCTTATGAATCAAGGGTATGATGTTGGGATTTTAGATGCTGATATCTATGGTCCTTCGATTGGAAAAATGTTTGGCTACGAAGGAAGAGTTCCTTTATACGGAGATGGAAAATCAAAAGTATATCCTGTTGTGAAATATAGTGTTAAGATCATGTCCTTTTCTTTCCTTTTGGAACCCGGTCAGGCTGTAATTTGGCGAGGTCCTATGTTAGGTAAAGCAATGGAACAATTATTATTCGAAGTGGACTGGGGCGCATTAGATTTTCTATTGATTGATCTTCCTCCTGGAACAGGTGACGTGCAACTATCTTTAGCTCAATATGTGGAGGTGGATGGTGCAATTGTGGTAACAACTCCTCAAACCGTAGCCATTCAAGATGCCAAACGGGCGATTGGAATGTTTCAAAAAGTGAATATACCCGTATTAGGCATTATCGAAAATATGTCAGAGTTTGTTTGTCCTCATTGCGGAATGACTTCTTATATCTTTTCAAAAAATGGTGGGAAGCATTTTGCAGAAGAATACGAAGTTCCCTTTTTGGGTTCTATTCCCTTAGAAACAACCATCATGGAATCAGGAGAAATAGGAAAACCAATTTTATTGAATTTAGATGCCAATAAAAGAATAGTAGAGGCTTATAATGAGATAGCTACAAAAGTAGCTACGGAAGTTCAACGCTATAAAGTGAATACAAACTAA
- a CDS encoding flagellar biosynthesis anti-sigma factor FlgM: MNIDKVSGISPIYEPKKAGKTNSIEPVTAKKDTIQISEEARIQHLINIVKEQAKSVDTQKIQEVKERLKSGFYDTDEVLRKVAENLYDFSHTLLQDIRNQQNKKD, encoded by the coding sequence ATGAACATTGATAAAGTTAGTGGTATTAGTCCTATTTATGAACCTAAGAAGGCTGGTAAAACAAACAGTATTGAGCCAGTCACAGCGAAAAAAGATACCATTCAGATTTCCGAAGAAGCAAGAATCCAACATCTAATCAACATCGTAAAAGAACAAGCGAAAAGCGTTGATACCCAAAAAATCCAAGAAGTCAAAGAAAGATTGAAGTCAGGATTTTATGATACGGATGAAGTATTAAGAAAAGTCGCAGAAAACCTATACGATTTTTCTCACACATTACTTCAAGATATCCGAAACCAACAAAACAAAAAAGATTAG
- a CDS encoding FAD:protein FMN transferase, whose protein sequence is MLLQKTLILLIGVLIFSCRSSSEIQYLQKQDWVYGTTFTVVIEIEKKENQQFNEEELLKKIYAILKEINHAFSLYESQSKINRLNRNQEAHFTKKEMELFVLAKEICKLTGGYFFPYSRLTINQLKTKKLLVKGKHNDFCDMFSVEQESNFYKIKKRFPFVEFDFNAIAKGYAVDEIKAYLLSKNLTTFLVEWGGEVCVGRAPKKSPKGWRVGIESPKSDLLKKEIDEFLFLQNTCLASSGNYAKKHIWNPFGEISQESEAMTISVFGPSCTIADAYATALVVNPNLSLYTDQYKLKITR, encoded by the coding sequence ATGCTACTCCAAAAGACATTAATTCTTTTGATTGGGGTATTGATTTTCTCGTGCAGGAGTTCATCGGAAATTCAATATCTTCAAAAACAGGATTGGGTTTATGGAACAACCTTCACAGTGGTCATAGAAATAGAAAAAAAAGAAAATCAACAGTTCAACGAAGAAGAACTATTAAAAAAAATCTATGCAATCCTCAAGGAAATCAATCATGCCTTTTCTCTGTATGAGTCTCAAAGCAAAATCAATCGTTTGAATCGAAACCAAGAAGCTCATTTTACAAAAAAAGAAATGGAATTATTTGTTTTAGCAAAAGAAATTTGCAAGCTCACTGGTGGTTATTTTTTCCCCTACAGTAGATTAACTATAAATCAACTAAAAACAAAAAAGCTTCTTGTGAAAGGAAAACATAATGACTTCTGTGATATGTTTTCAGTCGAACAGGAAAGTAATTTCTACAAAATCAAGAAACGATTTCCTTTTGTGGAATTTGATTTTAATGCCATTGCCAAAGGCTATGCAGTGGATGAAATCAAAGCGTATTTATTATCAAAGAATTTGACTACTTTTTTGGTGGAATGGGGTGGAGAAGTTTGTGTGGGTAGAGCTCCCAAAAAAAGCCCTAAAGGTTGGAGGGTAGGGATTGAGTCTCCAAAATCGGATCTACTAAAAAAAGAAATTGATGAGTTTTTGTTTCTTCAAAATACGTGTTTGGCTTCTTCGGGTAATTATGCAAAAAAGCATATTTGGAATCCTTTTGGTGAGATTTCTCAAGAATCAGAGGCTATGACGATAAGTGTTTTTGGTCCTTCCTGCACGATTGCTGATGCCTATGCTACGGCATTGGTGGTAAACCCAAATTTGAGTTTGTATACCGATCAGTATAAACTAAAAATCACACGTTGA
- a CDS encoding DUF1858 domain-containing protein yields MKEVSTQGKKYFTSDMTVGEALSLHPDAALVFASYHLGGCSHCSINEFETIEQVCIGYGVPLEQFLDSLNNLLED; encoded by the coding sequence ATGAAAGAAGTCAGTACACAAGGAAAAAAATATTTCACATCTGATATGACTGTTGGAGAAGCTTTGTCCTTACACCCGGATGCAGCACTCGTATTTGCAAGCTATCACTTAGGAGGCTGCTCCCATTGTTCCATCAACGAGTTCGAAACCATTGAACAAGTTTGCATAGGATATGGTGTTCCTTTAGAACAATTCTTAGATAGCTTGAATAATTTGTTAGAAGATTAA
- a CDS encoding S49 family peptidase gives MKERDLYLQIPTSFSFYHKAGLLRFFFDKKEINYFFFLVLLEKVSKEKKIKNVLIEIPSIEDLSFTQVEDIVHLLEKIKNSGKTLYAYIEEGGIKTLLVASVCHYRYAGDWAQFSVLLPKLDQFYLGDFLRSFGIRLEVYAMGKYKSAGEIYTRNKISPYAKENFIELIQDQRKIIQDMLFRSHGLSQEQKEKLWNLFLKQSIINAKELQSLGFIHDLVDKVQFREFVQSQSNPTIPNEIQHSIQGQGDILPKETNETSMKKPTRKLMEFEQFYKVQRRKEITLFPQIRKKQLAIVVMDGIILRGDEEDEPRSNAINSKGYAKILQELRESPESAVLIYLNSPGGMSDASELLFQEIRKLSRIKPVYVLQADVSASGGYYISCGGNKVFSYRSTITGSIGVLRMRPNLKELYKKLKIQKSKLMFDKTSEIFSEAMDLTEEGKKLLENSTREIYSVFLDRVARGRGKDISYVKKFAEGRVYSATRFKEAGLIDEITTFNETIAMIKKDLKLTEKQPLFLNLYPMVKIDFREILRIRKLFSQNMFFDLKKIFFIMKTPLLISIEGLECYSKRH, from the coding sequence ATGAAAGAACGTGATTTGTATCTTCAAATCCCAACGAGTTTTTCTTTTTATCATAAAGCAGGACTCTTGCGTTTCTTTTTTGACAAAAAAGAAATCAATTATTTTTTCTTTTTGGTTCTTTTAGAAAAGGTTTCGAAAGAAAAAAAAATCAAAAATGTGTTAATAGAAATCCCATCAATTGAGGATTTATCATTCACTCAAGTCGAAGATATTGTCCATTTATTAGAAAAAATCAAAAATAGCGGAAAGACACTTTATGCCTATATCGAAGAAGGGGGGATTAAAACCCTTTTGGTGGCTTCGGTTTGTCATTATCGCTATGCGGGTGATTGGGCACAGTTTTCCGTTCTACTTCCTAAACTTGATCAATTTTACTTAGGAGATTTTTTAAGGTCCTTTGGCATACGTTTAGAAGTCTACGCAATGGGGAAATATAAAAGTGCTGGAGAAATCTACACGCGAAACAAGATCTCACCTTATGCAAAAGAAAATTTTATAGAACTTATACAAGATCAAAGAAAAATCATACAAGACATGTTGTTTCGTTCTCATGGATTGTCTCAAGAACAAAAAGAAAAACTATGGAATTTATTTCTCAAACAATCCATCATCAATGCAAAAGAGCTACAATCTCTTGGTTTTATCCATGATTTGGTGGATAAAGTTCAATTTCGAGAATTCGTTCAAAGTCAGAGTAATCCCACCATACCCAACGAAATCCAACATTCCATTCAAGGACAAGGAGACATTTTACCTAAAGAAACCAACGAAACTTCCATGAAAAAACCAACAAGAAAATTAATGGAGTTTGAACAGTTCTACAAAGTTCAAAGAAGAAAAGAAATCACTTTGTTTCCACAAATTCGAAAAAAGCAATTAGCGATTGTTGTGATGGATGGTATCATTCTAAGAGGAGATGAAGAAGACGAACCCAGATCAAATGCCATCAACTCCAAAGGATACGCGAAAATTTTACAAGAATTAAGGGAATCACCGGAATCAGCCGTGTTAATTTATCTCAATAGTCCTGGGGGGATGAGCGATGCCAGTGAATTACTCTTTCAAGAAATACGAAAGTTATCTCGAATCAAACCAGTTTATGTGCTACAAGCAGATGTTTCTGCTTCTGGGGGATATTATATTTCTTGTGGGGGGAACAAAGTCTTTTCGTATCGTTCTACCATTACGGGTTCTATTGGTGTTTTGCGTATGCGCCCCAACTTAAAAGAACTCTACAAAAAGCTAAAGATTCAAAAATCCAAACTCATGTTTGATAAAACCTCTGAGATTTTTTCAGAAGCTATGGATCTAACAGAAGAAGGAAAAAAACTATTAGAAAACTCCACGAGAGAAATTTATTCAGTATTTTTAGATCGGGTAGCCAGAGGACGTGGAAAAGATATTTCCTATGTGAAAAAGTTTGCAGAAGGTAGAGTATATTCTGCAACGCGTTTTAAAGAAGCGGGATTAATAGATGAAATCACTACTTTTAACGAAACGATTGCCATGATTAAAAAGGACCTAAAACTTACAGAAAAACAGCCTTTGTTTTTGAATTTATATCCAATGGTGAAGATTGATTTCCGAGAAATCTTAAGAATTCGAAAGTTATTTTCCCAAAACATGTTCTTTGATCTCAAAAAGATTTTTTTTATTATGAAAACACCACTACTTATTTCAATTGAAGGGTTAGAATGCTACTCCAAAAGACATTAA
- the rsmI gene encoding 16S rRNA (cytidine(1402)-2'-O)-methyltransferase, translating to MSLQKPGLYIISTPIGNLKDITLRALETLQECDVVLAEDTRKAKILFQTYKIDSPLKSFRIHQIRSDIEFAKNKLTEKKAVGFITDAGTPGISDPVSHLVRFVRENLPEVPIIPIPGPSALSTILSVSGWQTNPTLFLGFLSSKKTRRKQTLLEYKAFEGCIVIFESVHRVFELLEEVREVFPEREILIGREMTKKFENFYLFPPYQLDKSMIPPKGEFTILIAPSKEKKSSP from the coding sequence ATGAGCTTACAAAAACCTGGCTTATACATCATTTCTACACCGATTGGTAATTTAAAAGACATCACCTTGCGAGCTCTTGAAACTTTACAAGAATGTGATGTCGTCTTAGCAGAAGATACAAGAAAAGCCAAAATCCTATTCCAAACTTATAAAATTGATTCTCCCCTCAAATCCTTTCGTATTCATCAAATCCGTTCGGATATAGAATTTGCCAAAAACAAACTCACAGAAAAAAAAGCTGTGGGGTTTATCACCGATGCGGGAACACCGGGGATTTCTGATCCCGTGTCTCATTTAGTTCGTTTTGTTCGAGAAAATCTGCCTGAAGTTCCCATAATTCCCATTCCCGGTCCATCGGCATTATCTACAATTTTGAGTGTTTCTGGCTGGCAAACCAATCCTACACTATTTCTTGGTTTTTTGAGTTCAAAAAAAACAAGACGAAAACAAACTCTTTTAGAATACAAAGCCTTTGAAGGCTGTATTGTGATATTTGAATCAGTACATCGCGTCTTTGAACTTTTAGAGGAAGTAAGGGAAGTTTTCCCAGAAAGAGAAATCCTGATTGGCAGAGAAATGACAAAAAAGTTTGAAAACTTTTACTTGTTTCCCCCCTATCAGCTCGATAAAAGCATGATCCCCCCAAAAGGAGAGTTTACAATTTTGATTGCACCTAGTAAAGAAAAAAAAAGTAGTCCCTAA
- a CDS encoding TrpB-like pyridoxal phosphate-dependent enzyme, which yields MDSVLKEIEKENLFFLSQKEMPDVWYNIQADLKSPLKPPLHPATKQPITFDDMLPLFPVALIEQEMSKQKWISIPGEVMDIYRLWRPAPLIRAARWEKYLQTPAKIFFKYEGVSPTGSHKPNTAVPQAYYNKKEGVKKITTETGAGQWGSSLAFACSLFDLECEIYMVKVSYHQKPYRKTIMQMYGAKVIPSPSDLTESGRKILSEQPDSPGSLGIAISEAIEVAIKNPNTKYSLGSVLNHVLMHQTIIGLEAKIQLEKLGIKPDVLIGSVGGGSNFAGFTFPFIEDILAGKHKIKVIAVEPAACPTLTRGKFTYDFGDTVGLTPLIPMFTLGHKFVPTPIHAGGLRYHGAAPLVSQLVLDGIITPIAYHQRECFQSAVEFAKTQGIIPAPESTHAVHAAMVEAIRCREENQEKVIIFNLSGHGHLDLSAYESYLEGKMMDYSLEQDIIDKNLALVENLSSL from the coding sequence ATGGACTCAGTGCTTAAGGAAATAGAAAAAGAAAATCTATTTTTTTTATCTCAAAAAGAAATGCCAGATGTTTGGTACAATATCCAAGCGGACTTAAAATCACCATTAAAGCCGCCTTTACATCCTGCAACGAAACAACCCATCACCTTTGATGATATGTTGCCATTATTCCCAGTAGCATTGATTGAGCAAGAGATGAGCAAACAAAAATGGATTTCAATTCCAGGCGAAGTGATGGATATATATCGCTTATGGAGACCTGCACCCCTCATTCGTGCAGCTCGTTGGGAAAAATACTTACAAACACCAGCAAAGATCTTTTTTAAGTATGAGGGGGTGTCTCCTACGGGTTCCCATAAACCAAATACGGCAGTGCCTCAGGCTTACTACAACAAAAAAGAAGGGGTAAAAAAAATTACCACCGAAACAGGGGCAGGTCAATGGGGTTCCTCCTTAGCTTTTGCTTGTTCCTTGTTCGATTTGGAATGTGAAATTTACATGGTGAAAGTATCCTATCATCAAAAGCCATATAGAAAAACCATCATGCAAATGTATGGCGCTAAAGTAATTCCTTCGCCATCGGATTTGACAGAATCAGGAAGAAAAATCTTAAGTGAGCAACCTGATTCACCGGGTTCTCTGGGAATTGCCATTTCCGAAGCAATTGAAGTAGCCATTAAGAATCCAAATACAAAGTATTCTCTTGGTTCTGTTTTGAATCATGTTTTGATGCATCAAACCATCATTGGACTTGAGGCAAAAATCCAACTCGAAAAATTAGGAATAAAACCGGATGTTTTGATTGGATCCGTTGGTGGTGGATCGAATTTTGCGGGTTTTACCTTTCCTTTCATTGAGGACATTCTTGCGGGGAAACACAAAATAAAGGTGATTGCTGTTGAACCTGCCGCCTGTCCTACCCTTACGAGAGGGAAGTTTACTTACGATTTTGGCGATACTGTTGGCTTAACGCCATTGATCCCTATGTTTACGTTAGGACACAAATTTGTTCCAACTCCGATACATGCAGGTGGTTTACGTTATCATGGAGCAGCGCCTTTAGTAAGTCAATTGGTATTGGATGGAATCATCACACCCATAGCATATCATCAAAGAGAATGTTTTCAATCAGCTGTTGAATTCGCTAAAACTCAAGGAATTATTCCAGCTCCCGAATCTACTCATGCCGTTCACGCAGCAATGGTAGAAGCAATCCGTTGTAGAGAAGAAAATCAAGAGAAAGTAATAATTTTTAACCTTTCAGGTCATGGACATTTAGATCTTTCTGCGTATGAATCTTATCTTGAAGGAAAAATGATGGATTATTCTTTAGAACAAGATATCATTGATAAGAACCTTGCTTTGGTAGAAAATCTATCATCCCTGTAA
- a CDS encoding VOC family protein, whose translation MIVIENFDHISLGTANLKKAVEFYREILDCDVLEQNDKYALLEIDRIIIKFNYIPNYKFPINNPAGFTISFSLDVDDFTDAIIELEKNSIPIVHGPIPIEGGESLLIKDPDGHWIELLYKE comes from the coding sequence ATGATAGTTATAGAAAATTTTGACCATATAAGCTTAGGAACTGCTAATCTAAAGAAGGCAGTTGAGTTTTATCGAGAAATCCTCGATTGTGATGTGTTAGAACAAAACGACAAATACGCATTGTTAGAAATCGATAGAATCATCATAAAGTTCAATTATATTCCAAATTATAAGTTTCCTATAAATAATCCTGCTGGGTTTACCATTTCCTTTAGTTTGGATGTGGATGATTTCACAGATGCCATCATCGAATTAGAGAAAAATAGCATTCCTATTGTTCACGGACCGATTCCTATCGAAGGGGGTGAGTCACTACTCATCAAGGATCCAGACGGACATTGGATTGAACTTCTCTATAAAGAATGA